The following proteins are encoded in a genomic region of Prochlorothrix hollandica PCC 9006 = CALU 1027:
- a CDS encoding sulfurtransferase TusA family protein: MSHGPGDSPDTLPAAPLDLPLGLPLDLRGTPCPINFIRTKLKLQQLPPGSLLEVWLDGGEPIEQVPDSLAMEGYGIEGLEERAGFFALHVRQKP, translated from the coding sequence ATGAGTCATGGCCCTGGGGACTCCCCCGACACTCTCCCTGCCGCCCCGTTAGATCTGCCCCTAGGTCTACCGTTGGATCTGCGGGGTACCCCCTGTCCCATTAACTTTATTCGCACCAAACTCAAGCTCCAACAGTTGCCGCCGGGGAGCCTGCTGGAGGTGTGGCTGGATGGGGGGGAACCCATTGAACAGGTGCCCGACAGCCTCGCCATGGAAGGCTATGGCATTGAGGGCTTGGAAGAGCGGGCCGGGTTCTTTGCCCTCCACGTGCGCCAGAAACCTTGA
- the dnaJ gene encoding molecular chaperone DnaJ gives MARDYYEILSVGRNADKEEIKRAYRRLARKYHPDVNKEPGAEDHFKEVNRAYEVLSEPETRARYDRFGESGISGSGSPGFQDMGDMGGFADIFESFFSGFAGGSGMGGQTRRRGPVRGDDLRLDLKLDFREAIFGGEKEIRINHMETCNTCEGSGAKPGTRPQTCNTCGGSGQVRRATRTPFGSFTQVSVCPSCGGQGQVIEDKCDDCSGSGQKQVKKKLKITIPPGVDSGTRLRVSGEGDSGQRSGPAGDLYVYLFVNEDAEFEREGINILSTIKISYLQAILGCHLEVQTVEGGQELAIPAGTQPGTILTLEGRGVPRLGNPVSRGDHLITVQVDIPTRISPAERDLLTKLAEVRGDRLKGGKEGLFGKLFQS, from the coding sequence ATGGCCCGTGATTACTACGAAATTCTAAGCGTTGGGAGAAACGCTGATAAAGAAGAGATTAAGCGTGCATATCGCCGCTTGGCCCGGAAATATCATCCTGATGTCAACAAAGAACCGGGTGCGGAAGATCACTTCAAGGAAGTGAACCGGGCCTATGAGGTGCTGTCAGAACCGGAAACCCGTGCCCGCTACGATCGCTTTGGTGAATCGGGTATTTCTGGATCCGGTAGTCCGGGCTTCCAGGATATGGGCGATATGGGGGGATTTGCCGATATTTTTGAAAGTTTCTTCAGTGGCTTTGCGGGGGGCAGCGGCATGGGGGGACAGACCCGCCGTCGCGGTCCTGTGCGGGGCGATGATTTGCGCCTAGACCTGAAGCTAGATTTCCGGGAGGCCATCTTTGGTGGCGAGAAGGAAATCCGCATCAACCACATGGAAACCTGCAACACCTGTGAGGGCAGCGGGGCTAAACCCGGAACCCGCCCCCAGACCTGCAACACCTGTGGGGGATCGGGCCAGGTGCGCCGTGCGACCCGGACTCCCTTTGGCAGTTTCACCCAGGTGTCGGTGTGTCCCAGTTGTGGGGGCCAGGGCCAGGTCATTGAAGACAAGTGCGATGACTGTAGTGGTTCCGGCCAAAAGCAAGTTAAGAAAAAGCTGAAAATTACCATTCCCCCTGGCGTGGATAGCGGTACCCGCCTGCGGGTGTCGGGGGAAGGGGATTCGGGACAACGCAGCGGACCCGCTGGGGATCTGTATGTCTATCTCTTTGTCAATGAAGATGCTGAGTTTGAGCGGGAAGGGATTAATATCCTGTCCACCATCAAAATCAGCTATCTTCAGGCAATCCTCGGCTGTCACCTGGAGGTGCAAACTGTGGAAGGGGGCCAAGAATTGGCAATCCCCGCCGGCACTCAGCCCGGTACTATCTTGACCTTAGAAGGGCGCGGTGTGCCCCGGCTAGGGAACCCGGTCAGTCGCGGGGATCACCTGATTACGGTGCAGGTGGATATTCCCACCCGCATTTCCCCAGCAGAGCGGGATCTGTTGACGAAGTTGGCAGAAGTGCGGGGCGATCGCCTCAAAGGTGGCAAAGAAGGTCTCTTTGGGAAACTGTTCCAATCATGA